In Armigeres subalbatus isolate Guangzhou_Male unplaced genomic scaffold, GZ_Asu_2 Contig1208, whole genome shotgun sequence, a genomic segment contains:
- the LOC134202420 gene encoding uncharacterized protein LOC134202420: MSQNPDKSLPEMHQDILSNIAHTLDEYRSDCVMCERLNGEESMVQCDGCQLWCHFSCVGVSESIKDRSWSCPKCRRDDILSIASKSHRSRNSKKSGNSDRVYLQLEKLQELQAIQEKFVQEKYRVLESQLELEDENRSVNSRRSQMSKQNSLDKVVNWVNQCAEQKEDNPVPPAGNNSSQPLPPAVPNQAEPKVITASSIIPPVKQQPNSEIPSPLKHPSLLTHRNSCQSGNVPQAGISETGLKRIENTNSHGIFNRIAATIPVAQSTPTHEQVYNQANVVPQLASTDMPPSIFVPPPTLVHTSASLPVVSEPTSVSIMTPVYTQAPIASSVSAASVVLPTYVPPPIAGLQFRLPSTSWSTSAPPPAPVNRMPSVQQLTSIEEEFPTGSIPYDAYPREFHPAAAFVTRSSVGPASRFLPAITSTLAPSRSLHPAPPLREVLLPAPPGKPESPTQAYMPPNNNNANLQHLIKQFGSIALSPSQSTLLNTNLATYAPSPSQLAARQVMPRDLPSFSGNPADWPVFISSFMNTTLACGYSSAENLCRLQRSLKGVAYEAVQSRLLLPESVPHIMETLHLLYGRPELLIAALLEKVRSAPSPKVDKFQTIIDFGMSIQSLCDHLEVAGQVAHLSNPSLLAELVAKLPPHLQLEWGSYLQGFSEVNLKTFSSFMSSVVRTVSKVTVYNSSSGRSSAFVVKSKGNVNAHCSDKKYSVEMISSTKREEVKVCPVCKSAGHRVQDCRSFKTLSIDDRWKRIQSIGLCRNCLSSHGRRSCRKTSICGTDGCEYRHHPLLHSSRRRSDTVVQPLMNIAETHTHRLDEQSLLFRILPVTLHGPNGMVEAFAFLDDGSSLTLIEDSLAVELGINGVQNPLCLLWTANVTRIEKDSQQLSLVISTSERNKQYVLEEVQTVKELSLPIQTLLYKQMSERYTHLKGLPVRSYSEAVPKLLIGINNLNLMVPLKTREGRRHEPVAVKTRLGWCIYGGRISSSQKPTVNCHACGCPSDQTLHDLVKDFFATDGIGAQPVVPLLSEEERRAQQILEDTTVRIGNHFETGLLWKFDHIELPDSFNMALRRLECLERQMNRNPELKLTLQRQLDEYEEKGYAHRASAAELDDADMRRVWYLPLGAVVNPRKPSKFRMIWDARATVNGISLNAVLLKGPDQLTSLPGVLLRFRQFKVGVSADLKEMFHQISIRKEDRHSQRFLWRNDPSETPDVYIMDVATFGSTCSPASAQYIKNKNASDFQDLYPRAVEGIIRNHYVDDSLESYESIGEAIRVSQEMRLVHKKGGFELRNWLSNSREVLRSLGQAKPEQGKMFAADKQNDYERVLGILWSTTDDAFSFSTEMKKDIIDLINSNERPTKRQLLKCLMTLFDPLGLLSHFIVHGKILLQDVWRSGIQWDEKVNDDLHRRWQNWKNLFEDVRKLKIPRCYFDGATNKRYKNLQLHTFVDASEAAYCAAAYFRTINPDGVPVCVLVAAKTKVAPLKTQSIPRLELQAAVLGGRLSQFVEENHTVRITRKNRRIVNDKRCEKLALGAFKT, from the exons ATGAGTCAGAATCCCGATAAATCCCTTCCGGAGATGCACCAGGACATTTTATCGAACATCGCACACACGCTCGACGAATATCGGTCAGATTGCGTAATGTGCGAACGACTGAACGGTGAAGAATCTATGGTGCAATGTGACGGCTGTCAATTATGGTGTCACTTCTCGTGTGTCGGCGTTTCCGAATCAATCAAAGACAGATCATGGTCCTGTCCGAAATGTCGCCGTGACGATATTCTCAGTATAGCATCCAAGTCCCATCGttcaagaaattccaaaaaatcagGAAATTCCGACCGAGTGTATTTACAGCTCGAGAAATTGCAAGAGCTGCAGGCAATTCAGGAGAAGTTTGTACAGGAAAAATACAGGGTTTTGGAATCCCAGCTGGAGCTGGAAGATGAAAATCGAAGCGTCAACAGCAGGCGTAGCCAAATGAGTAAGCAGAACAGCCTAGATAAGGTTGTCAATTGGGTGAACCAATGTGCAGAGCAGAAAGAAGACAACCCCGTTCCGCCAGCGGGGAACAACAGTTCTCAACCACTGCCGCCAGCGGTTCCCAACCAGGCTGAGCCAAAAGTTATCACCGCTAGCAGCATCATTCCGCCTGTGAAACAGCAGCCCAACAGTGAGATTCCGAGCCCGCTCAAGCACCCATCGCTGCTAACCCATCGAAATAGTTGCCAGTCGGGTAACGTTCCACAAgcaggaatttcggaaacagGTCTGAAACGTATCGAGAATACTAATAGTCATGGTATCTTCAATAGAATTGCCGCCACAATACCAGTGGCACAATCGACTCCAACGCATGAGCAGGTGTATAACCAAGCCAACGTAGTACCACAACTAGCATCGACCGACATGCCGCCTTCAATATTCGTCCCGCCTCCAACGCTAGTGCACACATCAGCCTCGCTGCCAGTGGTCTCCGAACCTACATCAGTATCGATAATGACACCTGTGTATACACAAGCTCCCATAGCATCGTCTGTATCAGCAGCATCTGTGGTTCTACCCACATACGTTCCACCACCGATTGCCGGATTGCAATTTCGGCTACCATCAACATCATGGTCTACATCAGCACCTCCACCGGCACCAGTGAATCGAATGCCATCGGTGCAACAGCTGACATCTAtagaagaagaatttccgaCAGGTTCAATACCATATGATGCCTATCCGAGAGAGTTTCACCCGGCAGCCGCATTTGTGACCAGATCATCAGTAGGACCAGCCTCGAGGTTTCTGCCGGCAATCACATCAACTCTCGCACCATCGCGATCGTTGCATCCCGCACCTCCCCTTAGAGAAGTATTACTCCCCGCGCCACCAGGTAAGCCAGAAAGTCCAACACAAGCTTATATGCCACCGAACAATAACAATGCCAACCTGCAACACTTGATAAAGCAATTTGGTAGTATTGCTTTGTCACCTTCGCAATCAACATTACTAAATACAAATCTAGCCACCTATGCCCCCTCACCTTCGCAGTTAGCTGCTAGACAAGTCATGCCACGCGATTTGCCCTCCTTTTCTGGCAATCCAGCCGATTGGCCAGTGTTCATAAGTAGTTTCATGAACACTACACTAGCTTGTGGGTACTCTAGTGCAGAAAATTTATGCCGTCTTCAGCGAAGCCTTAAAGGCGTAGCATACGAGGCAGTTCAAAGCCGATTACTTCTACCCGAATCGGTGCCTCATATAATGGAAACTCTCCATCTACTTTATGGTAGACCGGAGTTGCTAATTGCCGCCCTACTGGAAAAAGTGCGATCAGCTCCATCGCCTAAAGTAGACAAATTCCAAACTATCATTGACTTTGGGATGTCCATACAGAGCCTATGCGATCATCTAGAGGTTGCTGGACAAGTCGCACACCTGTCAAACCCCTCTCTTCTCGCAGAACTTGTCGCCAAATTACCGCCCCATCTACAATTGGAATGGGGTTCTTATCTCCAGGGATTTTCAGAAGTGAACCTTAAAACCTTTAGCAGCTTCATGTCCAGCGTAGTGAGAACAGTGAGTAAAGTGACAGTTTACAACAGCAGCAGTGGAAGGTCTAGTGCTTTCGTGGTCAAGTCGAAGGGAAATGTGAATGCCCACTGTAGTGATAAAAAGTATAGTGTTGAAATGATTTCTTCTACAAAGCGGGAGGAAGTTAAGGTGTGTCCAGTTTGTAAGAGCGCCGGTCATCGTGTCCAGGATTGTCGCAGCTTCAAGACTCTTTCCATCGACGACCGATGGAAGCGTATCCAATCGATCGGTCTTTGCAGAAACTGTTTGAGCTCACATGGCCGAAGAAGCTGTAGGAAGACCAGTATTTGTGGAACAGATGGCTGCGAATACCGTCATCATCCGCTTTTACATTCCTCGCGTCGCCGCTCAGATACCGTGGTACAGCCATTGATGAACATTGCGGAAACCCACACGCACCGTCTGGATGAACAGTCACTTCTTTTCCGGATACTGCCGGTGACTTTGCACGGGCCGAACGGAATGGTGGAGGCTTTCGCATTCCTCGATGATGGATCATCTCTAACGCTGATTGAAGACAGCCTGGCGGTGGAACTTGGTATCAACGGTGTGCAGAACCCGCTGTGCCTGCTGTGGACAGCGAATGTAACGAGGATAGAGAAGGATTCGCAACAGCTGTCGTTGGTAATTTCGACCAGCGAAAGAAATAAGCAATACGTTCTGGAGGAGGTTCAAACGGTGAAGGAGCTGTCGTTGCCTATACAAACCCTTTTGTATAAACAGATGTCCGAGCGCTATACGCATCTCAAAGGCCTACCGGTTAGGAGTTACAGCGAGGCCGTTCCAAAGCTGCTTATaggaatcaacaatttgaatttgatggtTCCCCTAAAAACACGTGAAGGCCGCAGGCACGAACCCGTTGCCGTTAAAACTAGGCTAGGCTGGTGTATCTATGGCGGTAGGATTAGCAGCAGTCAGAAACCAACCGTCAACTGTCATGCATGTGGATGTCCCTCAGATCAAACTCTGCACGACCTCGTCAAGGATTTCTTTGCCACCGATGGTATCGGAGCACAACCTGTGGTGCCACTTCTGTCGGAGGAAGAACGCCGAGCTCAACAAATATTGGAGGATACAACTGTTCGAATCGGTAACCATTTTGAGACCGGTCTGCTATGGAAGTTTGACCATATAGAACTCCCTGATAGTTTTAATATGGCTCTTAGGCGACTTGAATGTTTAGAAAGGCAAATGAATCGGAACCCAGAACTCAAGCTAACCTTGCAGCGACAACTGGACGAATATGAAGAAAAAGGCTACGCACACCGTGCAAGCGCAGCTGAGCTGGACGATGCAGACATGCGCCGCGTGTGGTATTTGCCTCTGGGAGCAGTTGTGAACCCTCGAAAACCAAGCAAATTTCGGATGATATGGGATGCGAGAGCTACCGTGAATGGAATCTCCCTGAACGCAGTACTGTTGAAAGGTCCAGATCAACTAACTTCGCTTCCCGGTGTGCTATTACGGTTCCGGCAATTCAAAGTGGGTGTTTCTGCCGATTTAAAAGAGATGTTCCATCAGATCTCCATCCGCAAAGAAGATCGTCACTCCCAAAGATTTCTCTGGAGAAATGATCCATCTGAAACGCCCGACGTGTACATCATGGACGTTGCTACGTTTGGCTCAACGTGCTCACCAGCTTCTGCACAATACATAAAAAACAAGAATGCAAGTGATTTCCAGGACCTGTATCCACGAGCGGTCGAAGGCATTATACGGAACCATTATGTGGATGACTCTCTAGAAAGCTACGAGTCCATAGGGGAAGCGATACGAGTCTCCCAAGAAATGCGGTTAGTCCACAAGAAAGGCGGCTTCGAGCTGAGGAATTGGCTTTCGAACAGCAGAGAAGTTCTACGCAGTTTGGGTCAAGCAAAGCCGGAACAAGGTAAGATGTTTGCAGCAGATAAGCAAAATGACTATGAACGTGTACTCGGAATATTGTGGTCGACGACAGACGATGCCTTCAGTTTCTCAACGGAGATGAAAAAGGATATCATTGATTTGATCAATAGCAACGAACGTCCCACCAAGAGACAGCTGCTGAAGTGTTTGATGACTCTTTTCGATCCGTTGGGTCTGTTAAGCCACTTTATAGTGCACGGGAAGATCCTGCTACAAGATGTTTGGAGGTCAGGAATACAGTGGGATGAAAAAGTGAACGACGATCTCCATCGTAGATGGCAAAATTGGAAAAACCTGTTTGAAGATGTTCGCAAACTTAAAATTCCTCGCTGTTACTTCGATGGTGCTACCAATAAACGATACAAAAATCTACAACTGCACACTTTCGTTGATGCTAGCGAGGCCGCATATTGCGCAGCTGCATATTTTCGAACAATAAACCCTGACGGAGTTCCGGTATGTGTACTCGTAGCTGCGAAGACAAAAGTAGCTCCATTGAAGACGCAGTCCATTCCACGGTTAGAACTACAGGCCGCAGTTCTTGGAGGTCGTTTATCGCAATTTGTCGAAGAAAACCACACTGTACGCATTACGAGGAAG AATCGGAGAATTGTTAACGATAAGCGATGTGAGAAACTGGCGTTGGGTGCCTTCAAAACATAA